The Methanospirillum lacunae region TGTATGGAGTCAGGTTTTCAATCTCCTGACGTATCCGGGATAACAAGGATCTATCGGTCATCGCTCTTTGATTCGGACCGGGTTTCTGGCTTCACATGGCACCCCAGTCTGGCACAGACCACATCCGTATTCATCGATCCCGTACGTTTCGCGTGCATACGTCTGGGCTACTCCGAAACAGTGGTTTCTGCAGAGTTCCTTATCATGGCCAAGCGGGGTTATTGCACCGACCGGACAACGTTTCATGCAGATCCCACAGGTTTCTTTAGCGTAGAAGAGGCATGAGGCATGATGATCCGTATATGGGCGAGGTGTAGGGGGAATCCTGATCTGTGCAATAACTGATCCACAGATCACAGCCTTTCCTATTGGTGTTATCAATCCGTCACACAGACCAAATGTTCCGAGACCTGAAACATATGCAGCGTGGCGATCTGACCAGGTGGAGGCCAGGCCATAGGTTTTTGTTTCCTGGATTGAAAAAAAGGGAACTGCTGTCGGATTGATCGCAGAAATTCCTGCATCCAGAAATATTCTGACCAGATGTTCGGCGAGGTATTTACTCACGTCTCTCCCGAAATGCTTGGCCCGAATCCATCGTTCAGATGGATACATTGTCTCGCTCCGGTTATCCATGCAGGTCGCTCTGGTCTGTGGCAGGATCCAGCTGATGATAGTAAGGTCTTCTGCAACAACATGAATTCCGGGAACAGCCTGACAGAAGATCTCTGCCGGTGTT contains the following coding sequences:
- a CDS encoding 4Fe-4S ferredoxin — protein: MKPENLHTNPASFLEGSIREFCRDSPANSLRNQANERAYEEPLVGFSSGGDPLYDEIATDIGPPSLTPAEIFCQAVPGIHVVAEDLTIISWILPQTRATCMDNRSETMYPSERWIRAKHFGRDVSKYLAEHLVRIFLDAGISAINPTAVPFFSIQETKTYGLASTWSDRHAAYVSGLGTFGLCDGLITPIGKAVICGSVIAQIRIPPTPRPYTDHHASCLFYAKETCGICMKRCPVGAITPLGHDKELCRNHCFGVAQTYARETYGIDEYGCGLCQTGVPCEARNPVRIKER